The nucleotide sequence GATGATTGCAATGTGAGGAAGCTGCTTTCACCCGTTGCCATTCGAAAGAGCTCGCCTTCAGGAGCATTTCCTCATATGCCAAAGTCTCCTGAAGAAGGTCTTAAGATACTCGAACAGGTTGGAAGAGAGCTAAAGGAATTTGTAGAAAAGAATTTTGAGGATGTTGGGACTGATTTTGCCAGAGAAGCTCTTAAGATGCACTACGGTGTTGAAGAGCCTCGAAATATCAGGGGCGTCAGTTCCGAAAATGATGAGGACGTGCTTAGAAATGAAGGTATAGCTTTTTTTAAACTGCCTTCGTTTGACTGGCCAGATCAGGAGTCTGATGAATGATATTCAGGAGTAAATAATATGGATATGCAAGATCTTGAAACCCTTAGACTCAATCTTCCGGAGCATCCCGGAATTCATGGCAGGGAAAATTATTTCAACGCAGCTGTGCTCATCCCTCTTGTAAATATTGACGGCGAGCTGAATTTTCTTTTTGAGAAAAGGGCAAAGGGAATACGTCAGGAAGGCGAAGTCTGCTTCCCTGGAGGCAAATACAGCCGGAAAACTGATAAAACACGGCTTGAAACTGCTCTGCGCGAGACCCATGAAGAGCTTGGCATTTCAGGGGACAGGATTTTTCCTTTGGGCCAGATGGATTCCCTCATAGCTCCCGTGCTTGGGGGGGTTATCGATCCATTTATTGCTGAAGTAAAAATAAGCGGGATAGAAGATCTGACTCTTCAGAGCGACGAAGTTGAAAAGGTCTTTTTTGTACCGGTATCCTGGTTCGAGCAGAATCAGCCCGAAATTTATCATGTCAGGATCGAGGCTCATCCGAGAATAAAAAAGGAAAACGGCGAGATTGAAACACTTCTCCCGTCCATAGAACTCGGGCTTCCGGACAGTTATGCCCAGCCCTGGGTAGGCAGAAAGCATAGGGTTCTTGTTTACAGGGTTGCTGGTGAGCTTGTCTGGGGACTCACTGCTGAAATGGTCAATGCCGTTGTGAATAAATTCAAAAGGCAGGATTAGAAAATGCTTTTTCAGAATCCTGCCCATGATTTAAGCAATTATCTTAATCTGGTGCTTTGAATTGAACCGGTTTATTTTCCAACCTTGCTCAGATAATACTCATACCCGCCTTCGTAGCTTGTCATTTCTCCATGATCAATCTGGAAAACCCTTTTGACGAGGGATCTCAGGAAGTACCTGTCATGGCTTACAATAACGACTGTGCCGTTGAATTCCTGAAGAGCTTCAAGGAGAATTTCCCTTGACTGGATGTCGAGGTGGTTTGTCGGTTCGTCAAGAATAAGGAAATTGACAGGTTTTGATAGGAGTGTCGCAAGAACAACACGGCTTTTTTCTCCGCCTGATAGTTTGTCTATTCTCTTATGAACATCATCGCCCTGGAAAAGAAAGGCTGCGCAAAGATTTCTGATAATTCCGATCCCGGCATGTGGAAGTGCATCCTGAACAGACTCAAAAACAGTTTTTTTAGGATCAAGAAGATCCATGGAATGCTGGCTGAAATAGCCGACGTTTACTGAAGCTCCAATCACGGCGCTGCCGGATGTAGGCGTTGTCTGTTCTGCGAGAACCTTTAGGAATGTGGATTTTCCGGCGCCATTTATTCCGACCACCGCAATCTTTTCCCTGCGCCTTATCATTCCTGAAATTCCGCCAAAAACAGACTTCTGGCCACCATCAGGAAGTTCCCATACTTTTCCGAGGTTTTCCATGACAACAACGTCGTCACCTGAACGCGGAGGCTCTGCAAATTCAAACTTGATTTTCTTTTGTTCCGGTGGAAGCTCTATACGTTCAATTTTTTCTATCTTTTTCACCCTGGATTGAACCTGGGACGCATGGGAAGCTCGGGCCGCAAATTTTGCAATGAATTCCTCTTCCTTTGCCAGCATTTCCTGCTGTCTGCGGTAACTTGCCATTAGCTGTTCGCGCCTGACCTCTCTTTCTCGAAGATAAAAATCATAGTTGCCTGTGTACGTTGTGGCTGTTCTATTGGCAATTTCTATGGTTCTTGAAACTATCCTGTTCATGAAATCATGATCATGGCAGGTCATGAGAAGCGCGCCCTTGAATTCGTCAGCCAGCCATTCTTCAAGCCATACGATGGATTCAACGTCCAGATGGTTTGTGGGTTCGTCAAGGAGAAGGACATCAGGATTTACGGTCAGAATTTTTGCAAGCGCTATACGCATTTTCCAGCCACCGCTGAATGACTCAACTGGCCTGTCGTAAGAGTCAGGGCCAATGCCTAAACCTGTCAGAACTGCCTGGGCCCTTGATTCAAGATCATATCCGCCCTGGTGCTCGAACTGGTCAACCGCATTGCCGTATTTTTCGAGCAGGTTGGCCATATCATCATCAGACATTGGTTCTGCCATTGCAGCTTCCATTGTCCTTATTTCTTCGCCAAGCCTTACAACGTCCTGAACCGCAGACATTACCTCTGCGAGTGCCGATCTGCCGGACATATCTCCGACGTCCTGGGAAAAATAGCCTATTCGTGTTTTTGAGGCTTTGGTGATCTCTCCGCTGTCAGCCTCTTCTTCACCTGTGATAAGCCTGAAAATGGTTGTTTTGCCCGCACCGTTGGGGCCTACAAGGCCTGTTCTGGTAGAAGGAAGTATCTGAAGGCTGGCGTTCTGGAAAAGGATCTGCGAGCCATGCTGTTTTGTGATGTTGCTCAAATGTATCATTTTAATAACTCCTAAAAAAAACGGACTATTACCACGGAGGAGACTGCCCGGCAAGAGTATTTTTATTAATATGAAAATACCGTAGAGGCTTTTGTGAAATCTGTTTTCATACTCTGGATAGTCATGTATTATTGCATCGTCTTGGCGTTTTTATCTGAAACGTTTTTTTCAAGACGATTCCTGCTTACAATTAAAAAAAGAGCCTCAATGCTGAAAAAAACACTTCCGCTTATTGCAATTGTTCTCTTTGTTTCTTCTTATTCAGCAGCCTCTTCTTTTCGCTGCAACGGAAGAGTTGTATCAGAAGGGGATGCCAAGTATGATGTTCTCATGAGATGCCAGCAGCCCTATCTTTCAGACACTACAGAGAAAGAAATCATAAGAAAGGTGACTCCATCGGAATGGAGAAAATATCAGGTTAAAAGAGAAAACTGGCTTTACAATTACGGCCCGTCCAATCTGATGAGGCTCATGGTGTTTGAAAATGAAAAGCTGCTGGAGATACGGAGTCTTGGTTACGGATACATGGACGGAGATATCGGCAGATACGCCGGAGATTCTTCAAAACTGACCACGGGCATGACTTCGGTTGAGGTTCTGATGCACTGGGGCAGACCGTCATACAGGTCTGACAGGAATGAGGAACGAATCATTAAGGTTGATGATAATAATTATATGAAAACCTATGTCACTGTCTCAGATTGGATCTATAACCTCGGTCAGAACCGGCTTACCAAGACC is from Desulforegula conservatrix Mb1Pa and encodes:
- a CDS encoding DUF1178 family protein yields the protein MIAFDLCCSQGHSFEGWFEDSAAFDLQMQKGLINCPVCDDCNVRKLLSPVAIRKSSPSGAFPHMPKSPEEGLKILEQVGRELKEFVEKNFEDVGTDFAREALKMHYGVEEPRNIRGVSSENDEDVLRNEGIAFFKLPSFDWPDQESDE
- a CDS encoding NUDIX hydrolase, which gives rise to MDMQDLETLRLNLPEHPGIHGRENYFNAAVLIPLVNIDGELNFLFEKRAKGIRQEGEVCFPGGKYSRKTDKTRLETALRETHEELGISGDRIFPLGQMDSLIAPVLGGVIDPFIAEVKISGIEDLTLQSDEVEKVFFVPVSWFEQNQPEIYHVRIEAHPRIKKENGEIETLLPSIELGLPDSYAQPWVGRKHRVLVYRVAGELVWGLTAEMVNAVVNKFKRQD
- a CDS encoding ABC-F family ATP-binding cassette domain-containing protein — its product is MIHLSNITKQHGSQILFQNASLQILPSTRTGLVGPNGAGKTTIFRLITGEEEADSGEITKASKTRIGYFSQDVGDMSGRSALAEVMSAVQDVVRLGEEIRTMEAAMAEPMSDDDMANLLEKYGNAVDQFEHQGGYDLESRAQAVLTGLGIGPDSYDRPVESFSGGWKMRIALAKILTVNPDVLLLDEPTNHLDVESIVWLEEWLADEFKGALLMTCHDHDFMNRIVSRTIEIANRTATTYTGNYDFYLREREVRREQLMASYRRQQEMLAKEEEFIAKFAARASHASQVQSRVKKIEKIERIELPPEQKKIKFEFAEPPRSGDDVVVMENLGKVWELPDGGQKSVFGGISGMIRRREKIAVVGINGAGKSTFLKVLAEQTTPTSGSAVIGASVNVGYFSQHSMDLLDPKKTVFESVQDALPHAGIGIIRNLCAAFLFQGDDVHKRIDKLSGGEKSRVVLATLLSKPVNFLILDEPTNHLDIQSREILLEALQEFNGTVVIVSHDRYFLRSLVKRVFQIDHGEMTSYEGGYEYYLSKVGK
- a CDS encoding DUF2845 domain-containing protein — protein: MLKKTLPLIAIVLFVSSYSAASSFRCNGRVVSEGDAKYDVLMRCQQPYLSDTTEKEIIRKVTPSEWRKYQVKRENWLYNYGPSNLMRLMVFENEKLLEIRSLGYGYMDGDIGRYAGDSSKLTTGMTSVEVLMHWGRPSYRSDRNEERIIKVDDNNYMKTYVTVSDWIYNLGQNRLTKTLVFEAGELVEVKDGNYGM